The genomic segment TTCCTGCTACTGATGCCTTCATatcttttattgctttttgttCTATCCGTATCTTGTTGCCTGCTACTACTGTCAGTTACCCGAAACCCACAGGGAAAAGAGGAAGTATCTTATAGGAAATAATGTCTGAATGGCTCCAAACTGActttattgttatattaatctCTGTTTAGAACATCTTTGTTTGCCAGGATGGCAGTTTAATTTGGAGCTAGGTTTAACATAAAGTGATACTGTTACTCCCTTAATATGATGTGGTGTTGGGGCAGGATATCAAAATCTTGATTTGATAGGACGGGGAAAGGTTGggttgttaaaaacatttttgattacTTTATTGGTTGTACTTTTTGGTTAAACCCACTAGGACAGCACGAGGTCAAGGTCTTCTACACAGAAATGTTAAGAAATAAATTGTCAGGTTCAAacacctagaacatttaaatcatatacaaggaaagaaagacaaaggcattaattTGGTTTTACTCATGAGGAGAgcaagcatagatgcattcagttacatctcctacttactctgaagtgcatctatgCAGCTGCCTCTCTTTATTCAGTTTAaggagattccctgttacatagcTTTCTAAGGGGTGAGGGAGGTGTATAATGCTTCATAAACAACAAGACATATTGAGACTGGtctatctcgtgagagcggccttggGAGCAGCCACTACTCTTGAGACCATCTGGTgcggtgtcagcctgccctgccAGTCATGAGATAGCAGGGTGCCGTTCCTGttattctcacagacacaagtttaataacacacacactgcattgcTGTGAACTTTAAAGGCTACTaggaataaaacataaaaatgtgataaCTTCTGTACAGTTTATTCTAACATAAATGTTGTCAACTGTGATAAATGGACCCAAAATGACACAGATAATCGGATCACAACCATGTCTTCATATTTACACTCTCAGCATCATGGGCAACCTGACGCTCTTCACTGATCAGGATCCAGAAACAGTGTACCCCAGTCAGGATGTGGTATGGGATAGGTTTGAACAGGCCTTCCTTGCAGTGTGGGGTCTGGTCACATACGCTCCTGTGTTCAGAGACTATTACTACCAAGGCCTCACCCAATTCTACATGGACAACGTCATGTATCTGGAACTGCGGGCTTTACTTCCAAAGGTACACTCATGTCGTGCCTAGTGTGTTCAGTGCATTCACTTGTCttaatttatcattattattcatttgttgttgttttttggggtACTCAGATATACGAGTTGGACGGCAGCACTCATGACACAGCCTTGACTCTGAAGACCTACCAGGAGGTCACCAGACAGTTCAAAGCAGAGCACCCAGACTTCTTTGGAACAAGAATCATCTTCACAGTCCATAGGTGACCACCCTCACAATGGATTTTACTTATTAGTAGGAAGTGCATACTGCTCATTGGCTCACTGTTGATATACACTGATCACACTTCAACACTGTGTTTCAGGGGAGTAAATACATCCGTGATGACTGGAGCTGTGGAGGAGGCTATGTTGCTACAGAGAGACTTCCCAGATATCATGGCTGGTTTTGACTTGGTGAGAGGCAACAGCATACTGTATGAATAGAGTTGAGCACCAATAGACGTGACAGTGGGAATAGTTTGTTCGGACTGATTTTTAAGTTCACTTACACTGCGGATAGGCTGATAAACAGCGGATAACTGTTTTGAATCAGTGAAAGCAAACATGTCTAATGTTATAGCGTTTTTACTTTCTCTCTGCATGTACAGGTGGGCCGCGAGGACAGAGGCAGACCCCTGTGGTACTTCAGAGATGCCTTGTCACTGCCAGTAGAGAGAGGGGTGACGCTTCCCTTCTTTTTCCATGCTGGAGAGACTGGTGAGCTCATCAGTGCCTGATGTATAACAGTTAAGCATTCAGTTTGTACAGCTACAGTATTACACATTATATACTGCAGTATGTGACTCAGAAGTTCCATACATGCTGTAAAACGGATGAGGTTTAGGGATATTCAACTTTGTCcagataaatgtgtgtaaaataagtACTGTCTGGTTGTCATTCCTTGCGTGTGAACACATGTTAATGTGTAACGGGTAAGTTCTTAACACAAACAGGCTACTATAGGAATGTTACATATATCATcagataaatgtttgtttatagtCGAAAAGTTCCTTTGTTAAAGAGTTCATGGAATCAATTTTAGTGTTTGAATGGTTTATTACACAGTAGTTTTTGAGGATTACCATGCTTTGTAGTACCAAGAGTGGAATTCAGGGAGAGGAAGTCATTTAAGaaccatcacacacactgtgttatAAAAACATCCCAGAATAACATGCATTTTGATTTCTCTCTACAACATTTAGATCTTGAAGGCACAGAGGTGGACCAGAACTTGTTGGATGCTCTTTTGTTGAACACTTCTCGTATTGGCCATGGATTTGCTCTGCTTCGCCACCCAGTGGCCAAAGCTCTATCCAGGAAGAGAGGGGTGGCTGTGGAGGTGTGCCCCATCTCCAACCAGGTACTCTCTCATCCTGTAAACCATActatacaataaaaatacttaAGTTTTCCAGCTACTAGATTGTACTACTTAAAATCCCACGAAACAAGGCTGTAATTTAATTGATCTTGCATCTTGTACACAAATATCTCTTTTCCTACCCTCATTCAGGTGTTGAAGCTAGTTAATGATATGCGAAACCATCCGGCAGCTGCACTGATATCAGAGAACCACCCAGTGGTCATCAGTTCTGATGACCCTGCCATGTTTGGTGCCTCTGGACTCTCTTATGACTTCTATGAAGCTTTTGTGGGTTTTGGTGGGATTAAATCCCATATAGGCTCCATCAAAGAGCTGGCCATGAATTCTATTAGGTGAGGTTCAGCTGAGATGACGAGATGTGATTTACAAATTACAattgaaatgtgtgtgagtgttcacATGCTTCAACCGCTCACTGACATTTCCCTGTCTATCTTTCAGGTATAGTTCTTTGACTCCAAAGAAAAAGGTGGAAGCCCTGGATCTGTGGAAGATAAGATGGGCTAAGTTTGTCTCTGAAAATGCTTTTTAGAAAGAAACTAGCAATTCTAACATTACCTGTAGGGCAATCTTCAAATGCCTTCATGCTTCCTTTGAGAAAGAATAGGAAAATTATAAATGGGAATGGGAAAACTGTCTTTTCTACTATAACAAGttgtgtctgctgtgaaaaagaaagaCCTATTGCTCCATGTTGCCACAAAGTGGAGTTGGCTGTATCCAGTAGATAAATTGGCCAGAGTGAAACCGACCTGATCTATGTCCCATAAAATTTAGGGCTATTACTGGAACTACACATATGAAATAGCTTCAGTCAGAGGCACCTTATAATGTCTAATTttattaaggattttttttatgtatttgcgCTTTAAGATTCAGGTTTGCCTATGTTTTGGGGAACAGTAACAGTGCCAGTCATAATTGTTAATGctgtttgatttctttttgtagtgtgtttgtggtttgcTTGTGCTTTGTAAGAGTGTAACAGGTAGCTTGTTAAAATGGGTGGACTGTAGTAGACAGCTTTATAGGTTTATTACTTGAATtaacttttttgctttttagcTGTCATGGATATATAAAAGGGCATAGTTAACCTTTGCTCATGCAGGCACATTTTATGTAATCtatgaaaaaactgaaatgtccTCCTTAGGCTACTTTTTGAAGCAATAGATTCATATGAACAATTGTCAGCATCATCCAGACATGTATAAATGTTGTGAACTGCAGAAATTAAATTTGACATAATTACAAACTGTTGATTTACTTTGTAGTTCAGTTTATTCAGTGTTCTTCTCACGTAGCACTATTATCAGTACTTAGCCACTGTAATGAGCCAGTCATCACTGCAGCATGTCATCCATCATCTGCTGCAGGTGTTGAATTTGGAGAAGAAGCTGTCGTCAATGCATCCTCTTTCAATGTCTGGTTTCCTTAAAATGACACCAGTTTAGAAACAGAGTGAgacaaaagtttttttatttacttgacTGTAATGTGTGCTAGAACTGAGTGAAGAGTTCTGTGTTCTTAATGTTACtgactgttgtttgtgtgtttcggCCAGTTTGATGTTGGTGCTGTCCAGGTGTCGTCTCAGCTGCTTGTTCAGTCTTGCCTGCTGCCTCTCTATTAACAGAGCTGTACGAGCAGAGTCCAAGCGGATGCGATCATGTTGCTCCTCTTCTTGCTTTTTCTCCAATTCCATCCTCTACACATGCACAGATAACACAGAAAGACACGCCATTAGTGAACAGCTTCCCAAGCACTGCTCATCGAATCATCAAAAAGAGCATGTGTTTTGAGTGTCATTTGTTCCCTGTTTTACCTTTTTCTCTTCTATTTGATATTTCTGGAACTGGATGATCTCCTGCAGGCTCTCCGGAGGGGCTCTCCTATCAGTGCTGGGACAAAGACCAGGCACCCTCACCATGCCCAGGGTGGGTTCGGCATCTATACCTGTCAGCCGTCCTTGCATGGTGTCTGCTCGATTGTCCTCATCATTACGTTCCCCATCCTGGCGACGCGTCTCTTCAATCTTTGCCCATCCAGACCAAGCAAAAAGGTGAGGGTGATAGAAAGTGTCATTACTGCACCTCATAGTTGAGTTATATTTAACACCACAAGActtataaacacaaacaaacatgtatgatgtttttactttttatcaaAGGCTGGTGGTGAAGTCTGAGCAAATACCAGAAAGTCTTACCTTGGCCAGATTGTACTCTTTAGTGGCAATAGCTGCtgcttttctcctctccatGTCAAGGCTCTGAAGCTGCAGAGCTTTGTTATCCATTTCTACTCTGCTTTGGTCATAGCGCTGCTCTGAAGAACAGTAGAGAAGATGTAGagagcttgtgtttcttgtgtctgtgtgtgtgaactcaGCATGTGTATCCTGTATGGAATCAGACAAACCGACCTTCCAGTTTTCGTTGATGCCTTTCTGCTGCTTGCTCACTCTGCTGCTGGATGAGCCACTCTCTGAGctgctccctctgtctctgccgTCTGCTTTTACTGTCCGGGTCCTCGCCCACCAGGCCAGGGAGCATCACCTGTACATCACCTAGGTCTGTTTTTCTACAGCGGTCTGGGTCATTCAGGTCAAACTCCCGCTGGCTCCAAGGCTGCTGGTGCTGATGCCGGTAGTTGACAGTGGCCTTTTCCATCGCACACTTCTCCTTCACTTGTCTGCTATGGAGAAGGCAAGCTACTTTGCTATTATGGAGCACATTGGCATCTAGATAGGGAACACAtcaccccccacacacagacatcacaaTGCACTTCATCAGAAATTATGAATGTGGACAAGTATTATAATATACGACATAGTGGCAATAATGATGGGTGTTCAAAGTGAAGACCTCATGTAGGTGTCATGTAGTGCTGTTTTCTATCAGTGAatgatatttcatttatttttgttaactgCTAGGCTATTTTATATGATACATTGTCCTAACGCTCACTGATAAAAATCATTGGAGTCAGGTAACATTAGGGAACGACCTTTAACTCACCGCGTgcgttttgtttctctttttctgcttctgcttgtttcttcttttccttcacCTGCATGTCTAGGGCTTCCTTATCAACCTAATTATAAAACAGGCCACGGTCGTGGCATCAAATGCTTATTTAGAGCTACATTATGCATTAGCATCATGCGGTTAGCATCCTCTGCTACAgaccacagacagagacagtcaCCACTTACCCCAATCGTCCTCACTTTGTCATTAAAAATCCTTTCTTGTCTTTTAGTCTCTCTGTTGCGACGCCTCTGTAGACTTGTCCTAGCAATGCGGTCTGAAAGTAATTCCACATTGTCCATTTTGACTGAAAATTTGTATTGTAAATAAGTTATACAATTGTCAATGCAGCCGTGTTAAAACGGACCACTACTCCGAGAAACTTTCAAACACACTGGTTGCTAAGAAACCAGTGTCGCGAGCCTTCGAAAGATGTCGCCTTTTTCCGGGTTATTCGACCCAAACGTCTCGGATTGGCTGAATGACATTGACGCCCTGTAAAATAGCCAATTAAAAACATACCTGACACCAAAAGTTGAATAAACCTGCCATGGTTCTGCTTTGCAATGTAAAAAAAGGTTGCTGCTTTGAAACACATTTATCAAAAAAAGAGACAATTAACCCTTTATCATTCCATGGCTTTATCTACCTTCAACATGAGCAGGGCATGGCAAGCATCTTGACATGTTGCAGGAAAAGCAAAGGCGTGGTTAATATCTATGGCTGCATTCCACTTAGAGGAGGTGCCAGGTTTTGTGCTTGCTGGCTCACTGTAGTAGCTTACTGAGACACTTAATGTACCTGAGCATCTTAATGTTGaatacaagtcaaaatgtctgctgtgaagaaGATCTATAACAAGCAAATAAGAACATGATAACCTTTATCATACATAGAGATATTGGTGGTTTGTCCAacattttgatgacatttttgattGGCATCCCTTCAATTTTGCAATTAAAAAATTCTGACCAAGATAAGTTCTTAGTACAGTActaatttttcattaaaaacttACAAGTGCTCTCTGGTGAACAGGTTTAAGTTACCTATCTTTAGCATTTCTTTACTGCAACGTTGATATAAGGATTCTTAAGTGATTTTGGTGAACCCCTGATAGTCAAGTGAAAATTTCCACTTTTAGTGACTGTGCATCTTTGTGACTTCTGACCTTTCCTATAGGGCCAACATCAGGCCACATTTCCATTTGAGACTCCATGAGATTTTACCAGGTATGGTGAAAAAAAGTTtccacacaaaatatttctaatcTGTTGTGGTCAACTGAATTAATTGCAATGAAATAAGCTGACCACATTCATGCTctacatgttttaatttaaatggcTCCATTGGCTTTTCCTTTAGCTCACCCTTAGGACTTAATGTTGACTTTTAGCCACATTATTGGcttgaagaacaacaaaatagaACCTTATTTCACATATTTCATAGGAACAGCCCAAGCTTCTAACAAAAGGCATCCAGTTTTTTCACCAGCATTCAAGAAACTGGACAACTGGCCAACAAAAGCAACACATGACTCAAGGTCATTCATTGCCATAATGCAAAGGTGGTGAGCTACAGTGTGGATCTTACTCTCTTGGAAAAGATTTATAACCTGATCAGGATTAGTGTATGAAAATTCTCCTGCACATTGCCCTTCATCTTTAGGTATGAGGATTCCTTAAAAGCTGCTGGGAAACGTGCCGTTGTTTGCTTTATGCACCCCCCTCCTAACATCATACAGTTTAGAacttcactcactcactgattTAAAGGGCTTATCTGTCTCCTATGTCTGCCCAGAAAGCCAGATCAAAAACTAGACCTTTCCTAAATGATTCCTCACACcctgaaagtgtgttttttatggTGGTAAAACCTGCAAGGGTGATCAGTGCAGGTATCTCTTCTCAAACTTCTCAAACTTCCAAGGAACACacaaccagtttttttttttaactgttttatgtcaaaatggataaaaaaaaaaacaaaaaaacacattgttaaatatttgaaagTATTTCAAACATAGGCCTCTGTCTCAGCACAACAAAACTGTTGGCCTCCATTGAGGTGTGCTGTAAATGAATACTTGTGAACTAACCTAACCGCCCACCGCCATAGTCTGTAAATCCATGAACTAAGTCCCAAATTTGGTTAACCCTTTTCTTGACAGAGGTGCCAAGGTTCTCCAAGAGATTAAGGCTATAGATTATTATATCATTTAACAAGTCTTTAGAAGCACCAAAAtcctatatatacacacacacacaaattaaatacaCAGCATACACTCACAAATTAACATAGTACCTCAAAAGGTACTTCCAATTCTGCATAAATAGGACCTCCATTGATATTAGGACACTGTTTAAAAACACCCAGCCACACCTCTTACAattatgtgacattttcaaGAGTAATAATTATTTAAGTAGTGCAGATTCTCAAACTTCAGatcaaagagaaagaacaaagacaatacatatttttttatagatacctcaatacattttatataaccACTGAGTTAAGTACTTGAAGTACaattgtgttgttttgcaaAATATTAGTCAATTGTACAACAATGACCTTTACTTGTTATGTTACAAGACCTCTAATGGTTAGAGGTCTTGTTGTAACATAAAAGAACTAATGACAAAGgcatttctacattttaaattgataGTGCTAATGGACAAACAACTTAATTTACCTTAGAACAAGTTAACTCTTACAAAAGTCTGAACGATCCTGTTTAAAACagtagcatttaaaaaaaactaaaggaCAAATGTCTTTGTAGAAGGGGGCTTTAGTTATCCACTTCTACACGACTCAATCCAGTGAGCTCTGCACTGCACACTGGTTACACCTCTGTACTGTCGAATGTCACTTCaggcatgctgatgtttagacTCCTATGAAATCTCATTTTTTCCTCATATTTACTTGCTACATGATTTGTTTTTGCCTTACTGCATTTCTCTACATGGAGGGTACTTCTCTAACAGATAATGCACAATAAAGTCATG from the Siniperca chuatsi isolate FFG_IHB_CAS linkage group LG4, ASM2008510v1, whole genome shotgun sequence genome contains:
- the ada2a gene encoding adenosine deaminase 2-A isoform X1, translated to MRLYTAKIKPAPHTLRTMAAVLQRLHAAVTCLLLYCLSGGLSIPDPRQREALIQLEACMQTGGQIVLTDAEQRLDAKLFKMKQEEVVRADFPPAMHFFKARPLIRTSPIFSLLQKMPKGGALHVHDFSMVDVEWLVKNVTYRPHCYMCFTDNQSIRFIFSSRWPKALPHCSPWTLLENLRAKMVNTTDLDNSIMGNLTLFTDQDPETVYPSQDVVWDRFEQAFLAVWGLVTYAPVFRDYYYQGLTQFYMDNVMYLELRALLPKIYELDGSTHDTALTLKTYQEVTRQFKAEHPDFFGTRIIFTVHRGVNTSVMTGAVEEAMLLQRDFPDIMAGFDLVGREDRGRPLWYFRDALSLPVERGVTLPFFFHAGETDLEGTEVDQNLLDALLLNTSRIGHGFALLRHPVAKALSRKRGVAVEVCPISNQVLKLVNDMRNHPAAALISENHPVVISSDDPAMFGASGLSYDFYEAFVGFGGIKSHIGSIKELAMNSIRYSSLTPKKKVEALDLWKIRWAKFVSENAF
- the ada2a gene encoding adenosine deaminase 2-A isoform X2, giving the protein MAAVLQRLHAAVTCLLLYCLSGGLSIPDPRQREALIQLEACMQTGGQIVLTDAEQRLDAKLFKMKQEEVVRADFPPAMHFFKARPLIRTSPIFSLLQKMPKGGALHVHDFSMVDVEWLVKNVTYRPHCYMCFTDNQSIRFIFSSRWPKALPHCSPWTLLENLRAKMVNTTDLDNSIMGNLTLFTDQDPETVYPSQDVVWDRFEQAFLAVWGLVTYAPVFRDYYYQGLTQFYMDNVMYLELRALLPKIYELDGSTHDTALTLKTYQEVTRQFKAEHPDFFGTRIIFTVHRGVNTSVMTGAVEEAMLLQRDFPDIMAGFDLVGREDRGRPLWYFRDALSLPVERGVTLPFFFHAGETDLEGTEVDQNLLDALLLNTSRIGHGFALLRHPVAKALSRKRGVAVEVCPISNQVLKLVNDMRNHPAAALISENHPVVISSDDPAMFGASGLSYDFYEAFVGFGGIKSHIGSIKELAMNSIRYSSLTPKKKVEALDLWKIRWAKFVSENAF
- the ribc2 gene encoding RIB43A-like with coiled-coils protein 2 is translated as MDNVELLSDRIARTSLQRRRNRETKRQERIFNDKVRTIGVDKEALDMQVKEKKKQAEAEKEKQNARDANVLHNSKVACLLHSRQVKEKCAMEKATVNYRHQHQQPWSQREFDLNDPDRCRKTDLGDVQVMLPGLVGEDPDSKSRRQRQREQLREWLIQQQSEQAAERHQRKLEEQRYDQSRVEMDNKALQLQSLDMERRKAAAIATKEYNLAKIEETRRQDGERNDEDNRADTMQGRLTGIDAEPTLGMVRVPGLCPSTDRRAPPESLQEIIQFQKYQIEEKKRMELEKKQEEEQHDRIRLDSARTALLIERQQARLNKQLRRHLDSTNIKLAETHKQQKPDIERGCIDDSFFSKFNTCSR